From Nocardia sp. XZ_19_385:
CGACGCTGCTCGAATGGCTTGGGGAGACACCGAATCCCGACGCGGGTCTGCTCGCCTACCGCCGGGTGTCGGAAGGGCTGGACGACCAGATCTGGTTCCTGCGCGAACTGCGTGACGAAGGTGCGATCGCGCAGCGGCTGATGATCGTGCTCGGTTCCTCGGAGTACCTGCCCGACCTGCTGATCAACGCGCCCGACACGATCCGCATGTACGCCGACGGACCGAGCGGACCACTGCTGCTGAGCCAGCAGCCCGAAGACGTCGCGCGCGGCATCCTGACCGCCGCCGCCCGCTACGACGATGCGAAACGCGCTGTCGCAGCGGCCCGTTCGCTGCGCCGGCATGAACTGGCGCGCGTCGCCTCGGCCGATCTGCTCGGCATGCTCGACGTGCAGCAGGTGTGCCGGGCACTGTCGGCGGTGTGGGTCGCGACGCTGGAAGCCGCACTGCTGGCGGTCGTCCGGGCCAGCGAAGCCGAACGCGGCGAACCCGCACCAGCCGACCTCGCGGTGATCGGCATGGGCCGCCTCGGCGGCATGGAACTCGGCTACGGCTCCGACGCCGACGTGCTGTTCGTCTGCGAACCGCGTCCCGGTATCGACGAGACCAAAGCGGTGAAGTGGTCCATCTCGGTGGCCGAGAAGGTGCAGCGCCTGCTCGGCGCGCCGAGCACCGACCCGCCGCTGCAGGTCGACGCGGGCCTGCGCCCGGAAGGCCGAAACGGCGCCCTGGTTCGCACTCTCGCCGCCTACGCGGCCTACTACGAACAGTGGGCGCAGCCGTGGGAGATGCAGGCCCTGCTGCGCGCCCATCAGGTCGCCGGTGACGAAGCGCTCGGCGTGCGGTTCCTGCGCACCATCGACAAGACCCGCTACCCGGCGGGCGGTGTCTCCCCGGAAGCGGTCCGCGAAATCCGCCGCATCAAGGCCCGGGTCGACTCCGAACGACTCCCGCGCGGCGCGAACCCGGCCACGCACACCAAACTCGGCCGCGGCGGCCTCGCCGACATCGAGTGGACCGTGCAGCTGCTGCAACTCCGGCATGCCCACGAGATTCCGGGCCTGCACAACACGTCCACGCTGGAATGTCTCGACGTCATCGAGGAAGCCAAACTTCTGGAGCCCACGGATGTGGCGCTGCTGCGCGACGCCTGGCTGACTGCCACCAAGGCCCGCAACGCCTTGGTATTGGTTCGCGGCAAGCCAACCGACCAACTCCCGGGCCCGGGCCGCCTGCTCTCCGCTGTCGCGCGCGTTGCCGGCTGGCCCAATGACGACGGCAGCGAATTCCTCGACAACTACATGCGCATCACGCGCCGCGCGAAAGCGGTGGTGGAGCGCGTCTTCGGTGGTAACTAGCGGGCGTTGCTCTTTCGACGCGGCTGTTGTGGACGCCAGGCAATCGCCTGAACGATGTGCGAGGCCGAGCCTGTGCGGTGCCCGGCTTCACAGCCCACCTTCGCCTTTGCCGACCCGATGGCGGCGCGAACACCGATGGATAGACGAACATGGCCGGTCTCGGCTGCGGTGGTGACCGCTGACTCAGCGGGGTCGGCGGGGGCCGCGTCGCACGAGAATGGCGGGTGACCTCAGGCCGCGGATTCCCGGTCCAGCGGGGCGGGTAGGTCGTATTCGATTTCGGCGATGCGGCGGCCGATGGCGGCGGATTCCACCGGTGATTTGGTCCTCATGCATGGCTCAGGCCGACAGCGCGGTGCCCCAAGCCCGGGTTGGTGGTTCGCACTTCGGTCGGGAGGCTGGTGGGGTGCGCAGCGACACGCAGGGGTGTGCGGCAGGGGCTCCCGGGTGCGGGCGGTTTCGGTGGGATTGGGTCGCGTCGTGGTTCCGTCATTCGGATCGGCGCACTTAGAGTGGCCGGTATGGATCCCCTCCTACCCAAGGAAAATGCCGATCTGAGTGAGCTCGCGCAGACGTTGCGGGCGCTGCCGCCGTCGTGTGGGCGCGTCAGATTGGTTGGGGTGGACGGGCATGCGGGCTCGGGGAAGAGCACTTTCGCCGGGCAGCTGTCCGAGGCGCTCGGGGGTGCGCCGGTGTTGAAGCTGGATGACCTGGCTACCCACAGCGAGTTCTTCCAGTGGACCGACCGGCTGCGGGAGCAGATCCTGGTGCCGTTCAGGTGGGGACACACGGCTTTCTACCGGGCTTATGACTGGGAGCGTTGTGAGTTCGGAGGTGAGCGGGCGTTGCTGGCGGAGCCGGTGGTGCTGCTCGAGGGGGTCGGGGCGGGGCGGCGGACAGTGCGGCCGCACCTTGCGCGGCTGTTGTGGATGGAGTGCGAGGCCGAGGAAGCCTGGGAGCGTGGGCGTCAGCGGGATGGAGCCGCGCTGTCGTCCTTCTGGGATGAGTGGACGGCCGAGGAGCGTGCGCACTTCGCGGAGGATCCTTCGCGTCCACACGCGGATCTGCTTGTGCTGCAACAGCCCTCAGGCTATTCCGTGGTGCCGGGCCCGCGGACGACCGCGTCCTGAGAGCGTCTACACCGAATCTTCACAAGCGGCTCGCGTCGGGTCCATACGGGCCGCATAGGGTCAGTACATGCGTAAATGGTTGGACCGGGCACTGCTCGGGTTGGGGTGGGCCGCTGTGCTCGCAGGGATCGCCGGGGTCGTGCTGCATTTGGGGACGTGGCAGTGGGAGCTGTTCGTGCTCGGTGCTTCGGGGGCGTCGTATCTGATGATCGGCGCGCTGGTGGGTCTGGTGCTGGTGTTGATCGCGCGGGGGTGGCGCAGTGCGGCGTTCGCGGGAGTTGTTGTGGCGGTGGCGTTGTGGACGCAGTTGCCGATCTTCGTGCCGAACGGGCATGCCGCCACCGGACCGAAAGTGACTGTGCTGCAGTCGAATATTCTGTTCGGTGGCGCAGATGTGGGCGCGGTGGTGCGGACCGTCCGCGAAGAAAACGTGGACTTGCTGACCGTCGACGAGCTGACCCAGGAGTCGATCGATCGGTTCGCGGCGGCGGGGATCAGCGCGGAACTGCCGCACCAGTTCCTGATTCCCGGCCTCGGCGGGGGCGGCACCGGTATCTACAGCCGGTATCCGCTGCGGGACACCAAAAGGTTCGACGGATTCCAGATCAACAATCTCGGCGCGACCATGGAGCATCCGGAGCGCGGCGACATCGCGGTGTTCGCCCTGCACCCGATCCCGCCGAACCTGAACTTCGCCGCATGGAGCTGGGAGATGCCGCGCATCCGCGAAATCCTGGACGCCCAAACAGGTCCCGCGATCGTCGGCGCGGATTTCAACGCCACCCGCGACCACGCGGCCTTCCGTGACCTGATCGCCGGCCGGTTCGACTCGGCCGCCGACCTGGTCGGCGCGGGCCCGATGCTCACCTGGCCGGACAGCAGAAGCTGGGGCCCGGTCCTGGGCATCGACCACATCCTGGTCGCCGACGGCACCGCCGAAGACCTCCAATCCCTCTCCATCCCGGGCTCCGACCACCGCGCCCTCCTGGCCCACCTCCGCATGAACTCCTAACCAAGATCAACAGGACCTGAGGGCGGCGGCTTGTCGGCCGATGCCGCCCTCAGGGCCTGTTGATCTTGAATTCGGGCTGGGGTGAATTGTGATACGCGCGTTGAGGTTCCGGCGATTACGATGAGAACGCTCGGCGGGTGGCCCGGGAAATGGCTCTGCGGTGTAACCGGGGAGGAACTTCAGAATGAGACGATGGCGTTTCGGCGTGGTCGCGGTGGTGCTCGCGGTGGGGGCCGCACTGTCCGGGTGCGCGGAGATAGCGAATAGTACTGCGGGGAAGCCGGTTACAGACCCGGACAATCCGTGGGTGCTGGCCGGAGCGGCGAAGGCGGAGGGTCCGAGCGGCCCGCGCAAGAGTGTGCCGGACACGCCGCTGACAGCGGAGAACGGTGACGGGGGAGCGGTCGACAAACTCGCCCTCAACGCCATCGCCGATATCGAGGTTTTCTGGAAAACCGAATACAGCAAGACATTTCCGGGTGCCTTCGAACCGGTCAGCAAATACATTTCCTGGGATGCCCGGACCGGCAGGGAAAGTTCGGTCAGCTTCTGTAAATCCTCCACCTATCAGTTGGTGAACGCGGCCTACTGCAGCCTCGACCACACCATCGGCTGGGACCGCGGCGTGCTGTTCCCGCTGCTGGAGAAGCGGTACAACTCGTTGGCCGTGGTCATGGTGCTGGCGCACGAGTACGGGCACGCCATTCAGGGGCAAGCCAAGATCGCGGGCTTCTTCACCGACGCCCTGGTGCAGGAACAGCAGGCCGACTGCCTGGCCGGTGTCTTCCTGCGCCATGTGGCCGAAGGGGATTCGCCGCATTTCACGATGAACCTGACGGACGGGCTCGACGGCGTGCTCGGCGCCACCATCGCGGTGCGCGACACCGATCCGAGCAACAAGAAGAACGTGCACGGGTCCGCGTTCGAGCGGGTGACCGCGGTGCAGCTCGGTTACACCGACGGCGCGAGCGCGTGCAAGCAGATCAACCGGTTCGAGCTGAACAAGCGGCGCGGCAACCTGCCCACCACCTTCGAGAGCGAAGACGAAGAGCAGCGGCAACTTCCGATCGACAAGGAGTCGCTGGCCAGTGTCGCGCAGGCCCTGTCCAAGGCCTTCCCGGTGGCGCAGGCGCCGACCTTCGATTACCAGGGCGTGGTACGCGACTGCGCGAATGTCACTGCCACGGAGCCGGTTTCGTACTGCCCGAGTTCGAACAAGATCGGAACGAATGTCACCGCGTTGGCCGAACGTGGTGAGACGGAGTACGAGGAGGACGTATTGTCCGCAGACGTGGACGGCGACTACAACGCCTTCATCGTCTTCATCTCGCGCTACATGCTTGCCGTGCAACAGGATCGGAAGCTCACCCTCGCCGGTGCGGAAACCGCCGGCCTCCGCACCGTCTGTCTGAGCGGCGCATTCACCACGAAACTCAGTGCGCCGAACAGTAATCCGCGCCTGTCGGCCAAGGATCTCGACGAAGCGGTGTCGGGCCTGCTGGCCGACGGGCTCGCGGCGGCCGATGTGGACGGCAAGATCGTCAAGAGTGGCTACCAGCGGCTGGAGGCCTTCCGGCACGGGGTGCTCGACGGGGAGCAGGCCTGTCTGACGAAGTTCAAATAAGCTACCGCCGGTTTCGTACCGACCGCAGCAGGGTCCGAAGCAAGTGGACCACCGTCAATACCGAAACCAGGCCCAGCCCGCCGCCGATGAGCAGAAACATCAGCCCGACGGCCCACAGCCCGGTGGAGTCTTGTGATGCGTCGCTTGCCCATGGCACGGCGAAGCCGACCACCGCGACCGCCGCCACCACCGGGATGGTCGTGGGGCGCCGCAAGTACAGGAACGCCACGATGCTGGCGACGACAATGCAAGCGCCGCAACCGATTACCTGCTCGGGGCGGTATGGGCCCTGGGCGACGCCGTCGACCTCGTAATACTCCTGGTCCCAGCCGAGCCAGACCGCCCACATGCCGGCGCAGAACACCCCCAGCGCTGTCAGGACCGCGATCCTGCGCCAACCGGTGTCCGGTGGTGCTGACCTCGCCCGATGTTCGGAACTCCGATCGGGCTCGGTGTCAGTCAACCGCGGCGGGCAAGCTGCGCAACGAGTTCAGGGTGGTCGCCAGTGCGCGAGCCGCTTCTGCGCCCTTCGTCACGAAATGCTCGGTGTAGTAGTTCACGTGCTCGCTGTGCTCGTGGAAGTGGTGCGGCGTGAGCACCACCGAGAACACCGGCACATCGGAGTCGAGCTGCACCCGCATCAGACCATCGATCACCGCGGTCGCGACGAAATCGTGCCGGTAGATGCCGCCGTCGACGACCAGCGCCGAAGCCACGATCGCCGAGTAGCGGCCGGACTGCGCCAGCCGCTTGGCATGCAGCGGGATCTCGAAGGCCCCCGGCACCTCGAACACGTCGATGGTGGCCGGGTCGAAGCCGAGATCGCGGTATTCGGCGGTGAAGCCCTCGACAGCTTTGCCGACGATGGAGCTGTGCCACATGGCGCGGATGAAGGCGACCTTGTTGTTCATGACCGGAGTCTACTGCTGAGTAACATGAGCCTGCAGCCACTCCACGACATCGCCGAGCACCTTGTCCTGCTCGGGCTCGTTGAACACCTCGTGGTAGAGGCCGTCGTAGCGCAGCACCGTCAGGTCCTTGGTGGCGGCGCCGCGCTCGATCAGGTCCGAACTCGACGGTGCGGCCAAAGCGTCGGCGGTGCCGTGCAGCACCAGCATCGGCACGGTCAGCTTGTCCAGGCGGGCCTTGACGATGTCGGTGGCCTGCAGAATTTCCGTGGCCGTGCGGGCCGGAAGCTTGCCGCGATACACCAGCGGGTCGGCGTCATAAGCCGCGACCACGGCCGGATCGCGGCTGATCATCGACGAATCCAGCGTCAGCACACCGAGATTCGGCGTCAACCTGCTCAACACCGGGGCGACCAGCTTCTGCAGCGGGTTGCCGACCGGAATGTCCAGCGGCGGCGCCGACACCACGATCCCGTCCACCTTCAACGGCGCGCGAGTCGCCAGGTACAGCACGATCAGGCTGCCCATCGAATGCCCGAGCAGAAACCGCGGCACCCCCGGCTGTTCCCGGCTCGCGAGCTCGAGCATGCCCTCGACATTGTCGGCCGACCCCGACATCGACCCGATATTCGCCTTCCCACCCTCGGACTTCCCATGCCCCACATGGTCCAGCGCATACACCGCGAACCCGGCATCCGCCAGCCGCGTCCCGACATGGACATACCGCCCCGAATGCTCCGCGATCCCGTGCACCAGCACGACCACCGCCCGCGTCTCCCCATCCGGAAGCCAAGCGCGCCAAGCAATCCGACTGCCAACGCCCTCGAAACTGCCATCCTCGGTGCGGGTCACATGCGCTCCTTACAGAAAGTCCTCAACGGGTGCCTGCCCTGCACCCTGCCCACCAAACTAGCGGCTCAGCCCAGGTCGCTGCCGCAAAACTGGCACTCGACACGGAACCTACCCGCCCGCCCATCCCCCCGCACCCGCCGCCACAAGATCAACAGGACCTGGTGGCGGCATCGGCCGAGAGGCCTCCGCCCTGGGTGCCTGATGATCTTGTTCAGAACGCGTGGGTCCACCGCCGAGGTGACATCCGCGTCAGAGATCAACCTGTGCCGCGATCTCCAGATCACCTGGAATTGCCGGCTGCATCGCCGGGTCGCCCGCCGCGAACGCCCAGTGATCCAGAAAGTCGCAGTGCCCCTGGGCCACACCCGCACCATCCACTTCCATTCGCATTCATGGTCACCGCTGGTCGAGCTGGCTGGTTCCACAAGATCATCAGGAGTTTATGGCGGCATCGATCGAGAGGCCTCCGCCCTCAGTGCCTGATGATCTTGTTCAGGACGCGTGGGTCAACCGCCGAGGTGACATCCGCGTCAGAGGTCGACCTGTGCCGCGATCTCCAGATCACCTGGAATTGCCGGCTGCATCGCCGGGTCGCCCCGCCGCCAACTCCTAGTGATCTAGAAAGTCGCTGTGCCCCTGGGCCACACCCGCACCAACCACTTCCACCCGCATTCATGGTCACCGCTGGTTGAATTGGCTGGTTCCACAAGATCATCAGGCGGTGCTGGCGGTATCGGCCGAGTGGGATCGCCATGAATGCCTGGTGATCTTGTAGGCCGCGGTGCTCCTCGGGTCGTGCTCGGGCCAACCACTTTCGCTCGATGCCGGTAGGGCTGGCCAGTGCACAAAGTTGTCCGGAACTGGTGGCGATATCGATCGAGAGGCCGCCGCCGCCAGTTCCGGATGATCGCGAAGCGCGTTCGGTCGAAGTCTTACGGCGCGCTGGTGCCCCGGGCGAGTTCGGTGATGAGGAGGCGGTTGAACTCGATGAGGCGGGCGTAGTTCAGCCGGGAGATGCGCTCGTCGGTGCCGTGGATTGACTCGATATCCGCCTGGGTGAGCATGATCGGGGCGAAGTTGCAGCGGGTGACGGCGAGATCGTCGTAGTGGCGGGAGTCGGTGGCGCCGGGGACGAGGCCGGTGGTGACCGCGATGCCTGGGACGACGGTTTGTGCGATTCGGGCGATGAGGTCGAAGGCGGGGCCGACGTGAGGGTTGGGTGAGGGTTCGGAGGCGGTGCCGATTATCTCGATGTGAACGCCCTTGTCGCGCACTACTTTCCGGCAATGTTCCAGTACCTTGGCGACCGAATCCCCTGGCAGGATGCGGAAATTCACCAGCGCCTCGGCCCGCTGCGGCAGGACATTCGCTTTGACGCCGCCGCGGATGACGGTCGGTGCGGTGGTGGTGCGCACCAGTGCTTCGGTCGTGGGGCTGGCGGCCATGATCCGAGTGATCAACGGCGCGACAACACTTTTCCCGGACAGTTTGAGCAGGCTGCGGCGTGGTTCTGCCATCGTGTGCCGCAAACGATCCAGCATGTCGGCGATCACCGGGATCAGGCGCATCGGCATCGGATGATCCTGCAATCGGGCCACCGCACGGGCCAGGCGGCCCACTGCGGTCTGGCGTCCCGGCATCGAGGAATGCCCACCTATCTCCTGCACCGAAAGCCGAACGGTGGCATAGCCTTTCTCGCCAACCATGATCGTCGCCACGGGGACGTCCACGCCATCGGCCACACCCTGGGTGATCACCCCGCCCTCGTCGAGCAACAGAGCGGCGCGAACTTTCCGATCGCGCAAGTGCTGTGCCATCAGCACCGCTCCGCGATCGCCGAACACTTCCTCGTCATGCCCGAAAGCCAAGTAGATGGTGTGCTTCGGCCGCACGCCCGCGGTCAGCGCCGCCTCCACCCCCTCCAGGATCGCCATCACCCGGCTCTTGTCATCGATAGCCCCACGGCCCCAAACGAATTCGTCGTCGACAACACCGGCGAACGGGGGATGAGTCCACCGCTCCGCATCATCCACCGGCACCACATCTTGATGCGCCAACAGAACCGCCGCGACCTTCTCGGGTTCCGCCCCCACCCATCGATAGAGCCTGCTGCGTCCGAACCGCTCCAGCTCCAGCTCGGCGTGCACGCGCGGAAACGACCGCTCCAAATGTTCAGCGAGCTTCACGAATTCGGCGTCGGATCCAGCGGTGTCGGACGTTCCGGTGACGCTACCGATATCAAGGGTGGCCCTGGTCGCCCCGGTCTGGCTGGTCGCGCCGGTCTGGCTGGTCTGGCTGGTTGTGCCGGTTTCGCTGGTCTGGCTGGTTGTGCCGGTCTGGCTGGTCTGGCTGCTCGTGCCGGTTTCTCTGGTCTGGCTGGTTGTGCCGGTCTGGCTGGTCTGGCTGCTCGTCCCGGTTTCGCTGGTCTGGCTGCTCGTCCCGGTCTGGCTGGTCTCGCTGCTCGCCCCAGTCTCGCCGGGATCCCGGGTATCGGCGGGCACTGCGGCAACGGTCGATGTCGGGGCGGCCTCGTCCGCACTGCCATCAAGAGTGGCGTTGCTGCCCGCGATGGTCCCCTCGGCCGCTTCGGCGACGAGCGATGTCGGATCGGCTACATCCTCGCCGACCCCGCGCGGTTCGATGCTGCCGCCCGAGCCGGGGCCGATGACAGCGCTGGAATTGTCCGTCGAATCTGCTCCCGCCGGGGCGGTGCTGAATCCGCTTCCACTCCAACCTGCGCCGATGTCGTCGGTGAGATTGGAGCTGGACCCAATCCCGTCGCTGGAAATAGTGACGCACCGTATCGCGACGGCGAGCCGCTCCGCGACCACGTCGTCGACCGGCGTCACCGGGTGGACCAGCGCCGGCTCGATCCTGGGCCGGCTGATCATCGCGGACCCATTCCTGGCAGCGTCACAGACATCCCTGCATTCTTCAACACCCGAGTCCCGTCGAGCACATTCCGCCGAACATCACCCTGTCCGCCTCGGGCCGAGGCCGCCCTGTGCGTCTCAGGCCGAGGCCACCCCGCGTGCCGTGGGTGGTGGGCACTGTGTCTGGCCTGGGTCGTGGCCACCCTGTCGGCCGTGGACCCAGGCCACCCTGAGGCATGGCCGCCAACGGCACATCGGCCGTCCTGCCGCCAACGGGCACCAACCTCCGATAGGGATATTGCTGTGGACGACTGCATTAACCCGAGTCGGTTACCACGAATGGTGCCGCGGCGCCCGCGATCACCGTCCGCTGCGGCGGATGACTGCGGGCCGACCCGCGCAGCCAGATCTTCACCTCGTCATAACGGCCCGAGGCTGACACGGCCGTGGGCAGGCATCCAGTGCGAGATCTCATGATCGCCGTAGTCGCGGAGACCACGGCGTCGCGGAAGTCGCTCAGCGCACGGCAGTTTCGTTCGGCAGATTCATGTGCATCGTGGCTCGGCCCACCTGCTCGGGCGTGAGGCCGATGACCTTTTCGTTGCGCCACTTCCCGTGAGCTTCGCTTCCCCCACCCGTCAGATCCGGCTGCCGCGGTTGGGTCAACAGCGGCACGTCGAGACGGGCGGCTGTCACCGTGACCTGGGCGTTCGAGGGCGCATGCGACCACACGTCGTCCACCACGTCGGTGATCCGCACGCCGAGGCGATGTCCGGCCAGCAGCGGCCAGTCCTGCCCGAGCAGACGGATGTCGGTGGTCTCGGCGACCGGAGCGATTCCGCGGGTGATGACGGTGGCGCGATTGTCCGGCCCGATGTCGAAGAGCTCGACCGCGGCAGTGGCCGACGCGGGGCCGGTCAGGCGCAGCGATGCGGTGGCGACGCCGGACAGATGTGTCGTCTGGGTGAAAGGTTCTGAGATGGACCAGATTTCACGATCAGCGCCGGGAATGAACCCGCGATCGGTGTAACTGCCGGTGCGTAGGTTCACCGCGAACTTGCGGGAATCCACTGGCGGCCAAGCTGTTTCGGATCGCCATCCTCCGTCGAATTGCCCGACCGTCACTCGCGGCCCGGGAATCTGCACGTCCCGCCCGGCTACATGCTTGTCGAAGAACGCGATCATTTCCGCATCGAATTGCGGTGTCCCGCACTTGGTATGGCAGTCGCTGTGTCCCCACTGCCCGAACCAGGCGCGGTGATCACCGGATCCGAGCCCGTTCCACAGGTCGAAGACGCGGTCGGCCCGGGTGTTGTAGTCGAGGAACCCTTGCCCGAGGAACAGCGGAATTGTGTTGCCCCGCACGCCTTCCACGAGGTCGCGGGCCCGCCAGTCCGGGTTGGCGGCATTGTGATCACCGGTCAGCGCCAGGTACTGCTCGCTGCACGGCACCGTCATCGCGACGGCATTGGCCTGGTATTCGGGGGAGTCGTCCGGCCGCCCGGGCGTGGAGGCGATCAGCAGATGCTCCTCGCCGACCTGATCGGCGGGCCGAATCCCGCTCTCGGTCACCGGTTTTCCGGAGAACTTCCACGACACACCCTGCATGTACAGGTACGAATAGGGATCCACCACCGGCGCGAACGCCAGCACCGCCGCTAGCCCCTTCGGCTTCGCGGTCAACCCGAGCAGCCCGGTCCACGCCTCATAGGAAACCCCGGCCATCCCGACCTTGCCGGTCGACCAAGGCTGGTTCGCCACCCACTCGACCGCCGTCACCACATCCGATCGTTCCCCCGGCCCGCCGTAATCCGGGCACCCATTCGACCCACCGAACCCGCGCAAATCCACGATCACATACGTGTAGCCCGCCCGCAGCGCCAGCTCCACCGGCAAATTATCGGTCGACGGCCCCCCTTCGAACCGCGGCGCACTGATGAACGCGGTATGCGACCGATACGGACTGACCGTCAAAATCACCGGCGTCCGAACATCATCTGCGATCCCCTCAGGCCGCAAAATATCCGCATGCAGCCGAGTCCCATCCGGCGCATCGATATAGGTCTGCCGCCACTGATACCCCACCCCCAACGGCTCCGCCACCGTCACCGGCGCGAGCACCCCCAACACCAACGCCACCCCGGCCAAAACCCGAACCACCATGCTCACCCCAGGACTATCGCCTGTACACCCCCACCTGGTACAGCCCCCGGAACCAGGGGATACGAAGATCACCCGGAATGAGGGAGCGCGAAGATCGCCCGTGACTGGTGGCACACAGCACACGCCGATCCCGACTGCGGTTTCGCCCGGTCATGAACCGTTCCGGCACTCGCCGACCGCCAGCCCTTCAAGAGTGCCGGCCAGGTCACGGCGGCTTGTCGCCGGAAGTCACCGCAAATTCCTGATGACCTTGCAGACTCCGCCAACCTTGTCTGGGACACGGACGTGCGTTCCGCAGTGAACCCGCGCACCAGCATTCGAGATCACCGGGCACTGGTGAGTATGCGCCGCCCACATCACCCCGGCACGCGCCTAACCTCTGCAACCAGGGGTGTTGGGAGCCCGTCCATTTGCCAGGTCTGGCCTGGAGTTCATGGCGCAATGCCGCGCGCATCCGATCCACATCGGCTAGGACGCGGGCATCGGCGGCGGTCAGTCGGGCGTTGGAAACACAGGCCTGTTACCCGTCGCGCAGCGGGACGCGAACGATCCGCGATTGTGCACCCGGCCGAGCCGCGTCGGCCTCTGCTCGGCGGATGCCGTCCTGAGCTCATGTCGATCTTGGGCCGCCGTTCCGGGGCGCAGTACCTCGGCAGCTGAGCCCCGCTGAGGCCGAACCGGATCTTCAAGATCATCAGGCACTGCTGGCGCCGACTTCCTGGCCGATTCCGCCGACAACTCCTGATGATCTTCGGGGCCGCAGTTCGTGATCTAGCGCTGGCCAAGAGCGCAAGTTCCGAGGTTCATCAGGGGTTAGCGTGGGGCTTAGCGCCTGATACGCCCTCGCCTCCTGGGAGCTCTCGGCCTGGTTACGGCCGGGGCCGTGCTTGGCGCATACGGATCCCGCTGAAACCGAGGGAACTTGCGGTCACGGCGTCCCAGAACGGCCACAGGTTGGGGAGAACTCGGAGTTGGATTCCTGCTTGTTCGTGCAGGTGAACTAGATCGCCGACGGGTTCGGGTGGTCCGAGTGGATCGACAGGATCGGTCGACACCATGGCGTACGGCTCCGGTTCGCCGATCGGCTGAAAGCCGTGGGCGGGCAGGCGATACGCGAACAACGCAACCGACTGGAGTGCGTCCAGCCCGGAGTATTCGATCGCGTGCACCCGATCCCCGCCGCCTGGCCCCAGGATTCGCTCGCGATCACCCGGCACCGTCGTGGGCGTACTCCAGGCCATCGCCCGAGGGCAGTTGCGCGGAAACCAGTAGCTCGGTGCGTTTCGCACGTCGACGGCCCAGACATATGGCCCGGGCCTACCTGCATTCTTTTGCGGAACAAAGCGTTCGATCGACGGATCCTCAGAGAAATGCAGCACTTGGCCCGGTTCTGGATACATGTCCTCGTCCTACCAGCGCGCGAAAGAGGGTCGACTCGAGGTCATCAGGCACTGATGCCCGGGCTGTTCGGCAAATGCCGCCCGCAGTTCCCTCTCGGCCTCCGCTGCGAGTTCGAGGAACTGCTGAAACTGCTCGACCCCGAAGTGGTCCTCCGAGTGGGCGCACCGGGCTGTGGCGTCGGGCGCGGACAGTGCTGCGGGCCTGCGAGCTGTGGCCCAGATATTCACCGCGGGTCGACGAAACGCCCAGGGTGGTATTCGATTTCACCGTCCGGTACGGCCGCAATATCACCATCGATCTGCCCGCCGACCCGGAAGTGCTCCAGCATCTGGAGGTCGTGCACCAGGAGTGATTGCCCACCGGTATAACTGTCGCGAACGGACCGGTCTCCCAACAAGATTGGACTGGTGTCTCAGGCACGTCGGCGTATGATCGGGCCAGTGCGGATACCCGGGGGAAGAATGAGTGAGCCGGTGACCACGGATTGGGAAGAATTCGTGCAGGCACTGGCGCAATGTCTTTCCGAGCTGCCGTCGCGAGCCACGTTGATCATCGCGGCGCCTGGCAACCGTTACGTCCAGTTCGTGCAGTACGACATCAAACTCTCCGCCGAGCTGGCGGGCAATCAGTATCTGGCCCAGCCTATTTCGCTCGACGCCGC
This genomic window contains:
- a CDS encoding M20/M25/M40 family metallo-hydrolase; translated protein: MISRPRIEPALVHPVTPVDDVVAERLAVAIRCVTISSDGIGSSSNLTDDIGAGWSGSGFSTAPAGADSTDNSSAVIGPGSGGSIEPRGVGEDVADPTSLVAEAAEGTIAGSNATLDGSADEAAPTSTVAAVPADTRDPGETGASSETSQTGTSSQTSETGTSSQTSQTGTTSQTRETGTSSQTSQTGTTSQTSETGTTSQTSQTGATSQTGATRATLDIGSVTGTSDTAGSDAEFVKLAEHLERSFPRVHAELELERFGRSRLYRWVGAEPEKVAAVLLAHQDVVPVDDAERWTHPPFAGVVDDEFVWGRGAIDDKSRVMAILEGVEAALTAGVRPKHTIYLAFGHDEEVFGDRGAVLMAQHLRDRKVRAALLLDEGGVITQGVADGVDVPVATIMVGEKGYATVRLSVQEIGGHSSMPGRQTAVGRLARAVARLQDHPMPMRLIPVIADMLDRLRHTMAEPRRSLLKLSGKSVVAPLITRIMAASPTTEALVRTTTAPTVIRGGVKANVLPQRAEALVNFRILPGDSVAKVLEHCRKVVRDKGVHIEIIGTASEPSPNPHVGPAFDLIARIAQTVVPGIAVTTGLVPGATDSRHYDDLAVTRCNFAPIMLTQADIESIHGTDERISRLNYARLIEFNRLLITELARGTSAP
- a CDS encoding CocE/NonD family hydrolase, whose product is MVVRVLAGVALVLGVLAPVTVAEPLGVGYQWRQTYIDAPDGTRLHADILRPEGIADDVRTPVILTVSPYRSHTAFISAPRFEGGPSTDNLPVELALRAGYTYVIVDLRGFGGSNGCPDYGGPGERSDVVTAVEWVANQPWSTGKVGMAGVSYEAWTGLLGLTAKPKGLAAVLAFAPVVDPYSYLYMQGVSWKFSGKPVTESGIRPADQVGEEHLLIASTPGRPDDSPEYQANAVAMTVPCSEQYLALTGDHNAANPDWRARDLVEGVRGNTIPLFLGQGFLDYNTRADRVFDLWNGLGSGDHRAWFGQWGHSDCHTKCGTPQFDAEMIAFFDKHVAGRDVQIPGPRVTVGQFDGGWRSETAWPPVDSRKFAVNLRTGSYTDRGFIPGADREIWSISEPFTQTTHLSGVATASLRLTGPASATAAVELFDIGPDNRATVITRGIAPVAETTDIRLLGQDWPLLAGHRLGVRITDVVDDVWSHAPSNAQVTVTAARLDVPLLTQPRQPDLTGGGSEAHGKWRNEKVIGLTPEQVGRATMHMNLPNETAVR
- a CDS encoding DUF6886 family protein, producing MYPEPGQVLHFSEDPSIERFVPQKNAGRPGPYVWAVDVRNAPSYWFPRNCPRAMAWSTPTTVPGDRERILGPGGGDRVHAIEYSGLDALQSVALFAYRLPAHGFQPIGEPEPYAMVSTDPVDPLGPPEPVGDLVHLHEQAGIQLRVLPNLWPFWDAVTASSLGFSGIRMRQARPRP